A window of Choloepus didactylus isolate mChoDid1 chromosome 23, mChoDid1.pri, whole genome shotgun sequence contains these coding sequences:
- the DUSP18 gene encoding dual specificity protein phosphatase 18 isoform X1, which yields MTTPPCAFPVQVRQPSVHGLSQITNSLYISSGVAANNKLLLSSSHITTVINVSVEMVNTVYEDIQYLQVPVADAPSARLSDFFDPIADHIHGVGLGQGRTLLHCAAGVSRSATLCLAYLMKYHAMSLLDAHTWTKSRRPIIRPNNGFWEQLIRYEFQLFGKNTVHMVDSPMGMIPDIYEKEVRWMVPL from the coding sequence ATGACAACACCCCCGTGTGCCTTCCCGGTTCAGGTCCGGCAGCCCTCGGTCCACGGCCTCTCCCAGATCACCAACAGCCTGTACATCAGCAGCGGGGTGGCTGCCAACAACAAGCTCCTGCTGTCCAGCAGCCACATCACCACTGTCATCAACGTCTCGGTGGAGATGGTAAACACCGTCTATGAGGACATCCAGTATTTGCAGGTGCCTGTGGCCGATGCGCCTAGTGCTCGCCTTTCTGACTTCTTTGACCCCATCGCCGACCACATCCACGGTgtgggcctggggcagggccGCACACTGCTGCACTGCGCCGCCGGCGTGAGCCGCTCGGCCACCCTCTGCCTTGCCTACCTCATGAAGTACCATGCCATGTCCCTGCTGGATGCCCACACGTGGACCAAGTCACGCCGGCCCATCATCCGGCCCAACAACGGCTTTTGGGAGCAGCTCATCCGCTATGAGTTCCAGCTGTTTGGCAAGAACACAGTGCACATGGTCGACTCCCCGATGGGCATGATCCCTGACATCTATGAGAAGGAGGTCCGTTGGATGGTTCCATTGTGA
- the C23H5orf52 gene encoding uncharacterized protein C5orf52 homolog — MAPAPGAAAEDWTSIPATYASGEDAAAQQPRTSVTWDLSSPMAFEATAQPTTSSVTSRASASLPPDTRRGSQNICLGVQPQICFLRPRTSQQPVLFSLMNSSEAAVKKLLPKSHLSRVIIRDNLSAQRIFEIEIRASDKTKKKMNHLHDHLKKKFMTDQLRKLGRWRRESTNIWQYLDSIRAYKFQCELQQGKSEAP, encoded by the exons ATGGCTCCTGCTCCCGGTGCTGCCGCTGAAGACTGGACTTCCATCCCCGCGACGTATGCGAGCGGAGAAGATGCGGCTgcacagcagcccagaacttccgtCACATGGGACCTGAGCTCGCCCATGGCCTTTGAGGCCACTGCCCAGCCGACCACTAGTTCCGTCACCTCCCGGGCCTCGGCGTCCCTCCCACCCGATACGCGCAGGGGCAGCCAAAATATCTGCTTAGGGGTCCAGCCGCAGATCTGCTTCTTGCGGCCGCGGACCTCGCAGCAGCCGGTGCTCTTCAG ctTAATGAATTCCAGTGAAGCAGCGGTGAAAAAACTTTTACCCAAGAGTCACTTATCGCGAGTGATTATTCGTGACAACCTCAGTGCACAACGAATCTTTGAGATAGAG ATAAGAGCTTCAGACAAGACCAAGAAAAAGATGAACCACCTGCACGATCACCTGAAGAAAAAGTTCATGACTGACCAGCTCAGGAAGCTGGGGCGATGGAGACGGGAATCCACGAACATCTGGCAGTACCTGGATAGCATCCGAGCGTACAAGTTTCAGTGCGAACTCCAGCAGGGCAAAAGCGAGGCACCCTAG
- the DUSP18 gene encoding dual specificity protein phosphatase 18 isoform X2 has product MCQWSEDHPLGNPAIGPPVHFPEASWGWLLPSKRLLLCHLPWSQSSRKWPPSLLAERCPTALMTTPPCAFPVQVRQPSVHGLSQITNSLYISSGVAANNKLLLSSSHITTVINVSVESGPGAGPHTAALRRRREPLGHPLPCLPHEVPCHVPAGCPHVDQVTPAHHPAQQRLLGAAHPL; this is encoded by the exons ATGTGCCAGTGGTCAGAGGATCACCCTTTGGGGAATCCGGCTATAGGCCCACCTGTCCATTTCCCAGAAGCCTCCTGGGGTTGGCTGCTGCCTTCTAAACGTCTCCTCCTCTGCCATCTTCCATGGAGTCAGTCGAGCAGAAAGTGGCCGCCCTCTCTCCTCGCAGAACGCTGTCCCACCGCCTTGATGACAACACCCCCGTGTGCCTTCCCGGTTCAGGTCCGGCAGCCCTCGGTCCACGGCCTCTCCCAGATCACCAACAGCCTGTACATCAGCAGCGGGGTGGCTGCCAACAACAAGCTCCTGCTGTCCAGCAGCCACATCACCACTGTCATCAACGTCTCGGTGGAGA gtgggcctggggcagggccGCACACTGCTGCACTGCGCCGCCGGCGTGAGCCGCTCGGCCACCCTCTGCCTTGCCTACCTCATGAAGTACCATGCCATGTCCCTGCTGGATGCCCACACGTGGACCAAGTCACGCCGGCCCATCATCCGGCCCAACAACGGCTTTTGGGAGCAGCTCATCCGCTATGA